The following DNA comes from Cucumis sativus cultivar 9930 chromosome 7, Cucumber_9930_V3, whole genome shotgun sequence.
ttatATATCCctatagtttcaatttttttttataaaagcaGCACAATCTCGGCCTAGAGTGaccaataaattttcttcaaaaagtttttttaatttgaaaagaatctCGGTCAAGATTGAccaaaaaaagcaaaattactaattttttaaaagtgtgctacttttgaaatataaaactaaaagacgctagttttgtcaattttccaaacaaaatccaCATATGTGATCGTCTTTAAAGCAACACGCACATTCTACCATAACTTAGTGGTTTACATGATGTTAATAGGTCATTCAATAAAAAGCTACAATACCAATCAATAAAAGTCATAcgtttattcaataaaaaagcTAAATGgtcaataaaaagttaaaatgatcCTCAATAATCACTTAACAATCATTCAATAAATAGCTAAACGATCATTCTATAAATAtctacacgatcatttaataaaaatctaaattatctTTCAATAAATAGCTAATCGATATATCCTTCAACAAGGTGTAAATGACTCTTTAGTTTAAAGCAAACAatcatttaactttttcttaatgattgtttaATCTAGGTTACAAAAATGTccagtaaaatataaaataccatTTAGGTCAGTATGTGTAACccaaaaaagtgaaataaataTGTGTCTTCGTTTAGAGAAATCTAGACGATATGCTtcaataaagcaaaaaaatacACAGATGCTCAAACGAATCGAAAAATGGACATTCATTATAgaacaaagagaaaatatacCTTAAACGAATTTGAAAGGGTCAAAATGGAGATTGAGAGACAAAGCAACGACAAAATTTAGTTAGAGTTAGCTTATTTTCTAGTGTTACGTGTAATTATGCACGCACCATTACTCCTGTCATTTAAACGGAGAAAAATAAGCAACGAGCATGCCATTGATGCATGTGGCCATATGAGTACTATTACTACAAAAGTCTAAAGTTGAGATTCCACCACCTATTAACCATTTCTTAAGGTTGAAAGACATATGAAACACAAAAGTTTTAGATGAAACTTATAATTAACCTTGAGGGGCTGTTTGTTTTACGGCCACTCTAGATTTCCATGGAGTGAGCATCTAGACCACCATATTTGTTTAGCAATATTATAAGATGCCCCGACATCTAGAGATTACGTGGTAGATGCCAATTAATAACagacatttttggtatttaatATGTTGGCTATTTTACCGCTTTCTTATATTTTCGAAAAAACCCTATAATAAtctttatttctatttatataattagaaTAAATGGTCAaccatatataatataattgtttttgttacaaCTAAATTCTTATTATCTTTAACACgatattagattttaaattaaattaatatttattttataaaatcttaataattgtgatattttattttattgagaaaaataacatatgcaaataatataaattgtactaaaaaacaaatatgttaTATAAGTTTGAACAATATTgtagattaaaaaatagtcaCAATAGATTTTTGGAATATTAAGTAAATTTAAGACATTCAAAGTAGAAATGTGAAATGAAACAAacacaataatcaaaatacatGGTATGCTGtactttttttccatttacataattcttcaattacatTGTTAAAGAGAATCAATTTTGAGAacaatgtttataattttaaaattgttgatcATATTATCTTTTGCTTGTTgtgtttcttgttttatttgtgcatttaaaaaaaaagaaaagaagaatgaagatgaagaagaaaagttggaaaaaggAGAGATTGAAAGGGAGTAAGCAATATACTAAGTAGCTATTTGATCTATCTTTTCTTATCATATCATTTTAATCCGTTTAACAATGGTGAAgatgatcaatttttttacctttaatACATAATTGttgtcttatttattttgttctattcATGCACCAAATTGTTCTTTCTTgatacaattaaaataaaaacatttagaataatgtattattataaaaattttaaaaatcaaaattaaaagtatatttattatttaagcttctttaactttttaaagttaCCTTTTCTATGTAGTAGTTCTAAAGATGATAGAAATCGATAAAGTTGCATTAATTGAAGtcaaataaaatcaagtttgatgtggtaaaaacttcaaactacTTCGTGGAGTTTACTTTCATTTACTCTTAGAATGGTTACAAATGCCTAGAATGTTGAACAAAAGCAAATAAATTTGGACTTagataaatgtatttttagttttaaattcttttatatgttatatttagattataatttatcaaatatctaTTCTAGTCCTAAAGATGGAATGTCACAACCCATGAACCTTTGAAATGTGTCATAGAATATATAGATGTGTTTATTTCAAGATTACTTAAAACTATACATTATGCATTAAAATGGTTTATAGCTTTCTTTTAGCATAGAGCTAAGTTTACTCGTGGCTCTATGCATAGAATCATTCAAACTTAACTTGATCCATCATATTTGTTAAGTGGTTCAAAGATCCAAGGTTGATGGAGCCACAAATTTTGTCTAGTCTCTGATTTGTTTGGTCAtctaataatacaaaatacatGTTATCTAACATGTAGTAAGAGTTGAGATCTATCTTGATTTGAggatttttttagtattaataCAATAGTCTTGTTTCTCAACAAAGTTAGGAATAGTTAGGTCATATCACCGTTAGCTTACTCATCGAAAGAAGTTCTAACAATCTCGAAAGATGTCTTTCTTAGACTCGAAGTTCccatttaaagtttaatttctcTGTTGTTGATATAGAAACaaagtaaatatttaagaaaatgatgcCTTAAAGTTCTAAGAAAAGTTGCTCTTATTTACTATTtggccaaaagaaaaatatatacagTTATTGTTTGTAATCTGtataacattttcaaagaATATTTGTCGAAAATCGACATCACTATACACTAAATATAGACAACTATACAATTCGGCTCTAAATCATTGATTTAACTTAGTTcctctatttcattttctatgtCAAACAAGTGGAAATGCAGTGTTGGATTGGTTTTTGACAAAGGGGTTCCCTGTAGAATCCAAATCAATAACAAAGGTATCACCAGGCTTTGGATCTTCATAAAGCAATGCCTCACTTAAAGGGTCTTCAACTATCATGGTAACTGCTCGCCTAAGAGGTCTTGCCCCATAAGCTTTGTCATACCCCACTTGACAAATGAGATCGATTACTGATTCTGATAATTCCAGATCGATCCTGAGCAGCATCAGCCTCTCCTTTATTTCTTGAAGCATTAGGTTTAAGATCTCGAGCATCTGACATGAAAGAATCCAAACCAATTGTATGGGAACTCAATCAGTGTTGAAAAGATGTCCAAAACgaataaaatatcaatcaaaGGTCTGGGTTAAGGTCTtcaatattgatataattctctaattttaattcatgtttcaatttcaattttaaaccTCAGATATGATACAcgttaaaaacaaaaatcatttcacACACATCTAAATAAGTGTTAAAACTAGGCAAATCTTACAAAGACATGAGGGAAAATTGTATCCTGCATAAGAATTCTTTAGTAAATCAGAAGTAATCCAAGTTTGCATTTGAAAGTTTAGTATGCAAACCATTAAACTAGCTGAAGGTGAGTGCGGTCACAGTGTAGTTATTTTGAAACGAAAAAGAACAGACCAAACTAACCTGTGTCTTTTGAAGGGGTTGGAACACAACTATTTCATCTATCCGGTTCAGCAACTCAGGACGAAAATACCCCTTGAGTTCCTCTGTCACAAGAGTTTTCATTCCTGCATATGAACTTGATGTCTCATCTTctgaagaaaagaaaccaCCGATAGAGTGATGTCTACCCTTAATGATTGAAGTGGAACCAATGTTTGATGTCATTACAATCAATGCATTCTTAAACGACACTCTCCGTCCCTGTCGTTCccaatttaaaatgtaagaCCGCGAAGaacatttttcaattgaaaGAACAGTAATGCATGTCTCCTTTTCAACCATGGtttgaaagagaaacaatGCCAATCTTGAAGTACAATTGGTCACAAACCTGAGAATCTGTAAGGTGTCCATCTTCAAACAACTGGAGGACGATGTTGAAAACATCAGGATGAGCTTTCTCTATCTCGTCAAGCAATACCACAGTAAATGGCTTTCGTCTTATTGCTTCTGTTAATGTTCCTCCATCTCCATAGCCAAGATATCCTGGAGGCGATCCGATTAGTTTACTCACAGAATGACGCTCCATATATTCACTCATGTCCAATCTCAGCATAGCTGCTTCCTGCACGAACAGTGCGTTTAGTATCCAAATGCTAAATAGATGTTGCAGTAATATTCAAGTGGCCAGCTTAAACTCAGCAGGCAAGCTGTGCAGTGCAGGACAAATTTATGAGGGTTTTGAGTTCAACGCATAGGGGTGGACATTCGAACCAAACTTTTGTTTGAGAGTGTAATGCTTTAGGGGAGTCGTCTTAGAAACCTCGAACTTGAATGTCAAAGACAAAGTGAATAGCAGGGATGGCAAGACCATAAAAGTCTTGCTGATCAGGTTCACTGATAATCCTATAAACTAAAAGGTTCTCAATTCCTTTTTAAACGGAAACGTCATCTCAGAGATCAACAACTACTATGGTAAGgcaacaaaactaaaaaatattcactATAATAAAGGTGATAATCGAACAATATACTTCAATATAAATGGTAGAGtgctaaataataatagtgaaGGCGGTATACCGATCCAAAGTAGCACCTTGCCAGAACTTTTGTTAGCTCAGTCTTGCCAACTCCAGTAGGGCCACAAAAAAGAAGCACTGCTATTGGTCGGTTGGGATCCTTGAGCCCAACCCGAGACCGCTTAACAGCTCGAGAAATTGCAGAAACAGCTTCATCTTGCCCAACAACTCGCTTTTTGAGTTGTTCATCAAGACCCATCAAAAGAATGCTCTCATCAATTGTTAGCTGCTGAACTGGGATGCCTGACCAAAGAGAAGTAACCGCTGCAATATCATCCGGTCCCACCACTACAGGTCTGGAACAAATATCAATTctaattaattctcttttctgataaaaaaaaattggtgggCTAACAGAAtgtttttcatctctttctacTATTTACAATTATTAGATCAGAGTTTCATACTCGTAATTATCTGATATTGAAGAGAAAGTGGACTCCAAGGCGTTATTCCCAGAAGTATCCGAGCTTTGTACTTCACCATCATTGAGTTTATTGGCCAGGTTCTGTTtgtatcagaaagaagagATGTGATATCAATAATGATCATGGGTTgagcaaaaaaataaaatatccaaATACGATACCATGTCATGCATAGCCTGAATAGCCTTAATTTCTTGCCAATAATCATCTGGTGATTTAGAGAGTATAGAAGTCTGtaattcttttctcttcttatagGCTTCCATACGAGCTCTACTACCTGCTTCGTCAATGAGATCAATTGCCTTATCTGGAAGATACCTATCACTTATGTATCTTGCAGACAGATACACAGCAGCGTTTATTGCTTCAAGCGTAAACCTGCAGTTGTGGTGAGCCTCATACTTCTCACGAATGCTTAGAAGCATTCTCACTGCATTCTCCTAAATTTAGGATCCTACCTcattaaacattgaaaaatgaatgatttatccattaaataaaattaagagagATAAAAATTACCTGGCTAGGCTCCTCAATTAGCACAGGCTGGAATCGACGTGCTAATGCTTTATCCTTCTCAAATTGCTTTGTGTATTCACCAATTGTGGTGGAAGCAATACACTGCCAGCAAGAAATAGTTACATACCAAAAATGATCATGAGCGGCAATCTAAGAAGCATGGACACACAACACAACACGATACAAGCACGGCAACAAGTctgttagaattagtgggctTGGCCCAAGGAAGGATTTACCTTAATATCCCTTCCTTTTATATCATATGCTGTAATCTATTTATCTCCCCTCTTGTGTCATTTGTTAAtatgagaaattaataagaaagtaaatcgtggtttttctcccagTACTCGGGTTTTCACGTAATTCGGTGTCTATTTTATGCTTTAACATCGCACCAGACGAGGTAAAGACGAAACCCTAGACACAGGTGTAGATGAAACCCAAACAGAGACAGCCACCATCATCGTCGCTGTTGCCGTCACTGCCACCATGGAAAGCTGCTCCACCAGCTTCAGAAGACGCCGGGAGCCATAGTGGACCTACCATCAAAGTCAGCTGTGCAACCCAACGGCGGAAACCAGCCAAACGTGCTTCAACTGACCACCCCTGCACCACCGCTGCCAGGTGTCATTGTCGTAACTTTTCAAACACGGGACGAGCAATTatgcggcacttgttctagCTCGGTGGACAAGTCAGCCGTTTGAAATCCAAAAGGTGCAGACAAACTCGTGGCACGATGTAGCCTCCCTTCACgttttgagaaaatttggttttataaaacgtgagagagaaaattgaaaaacattgtTAGAGaaagcattgaagactgtcaattgcaaagaaagcTTGAAGTGCAAAGAGTACAACAAGGCTTGGTcggggattcaactactatgtctcccctatagtacattttaaacatttttagctTTGCCAAACTTGCATATAAAAATACCGAAATGTCACACTCTAGGTTGGcgacaacaaaaggaaagcaaaTGACTAAACCAAGTATAAGACATAAATATAAGGTGGTTTGAGGATGTTCGGACATGCGGCCATGGGCAAACAATGCCTTGGACAAGCATTCTCGTGACACCAGGCGCGTACCGTCACGCACAGCTGCCCAACACCTCCACTACCCAGCTGGCCTACTCCCACCTCTACACGTTGCTGTGGCCCTCAGTTTATGGACTGCCATCGTATTACACACTGctgttctttgattttttacaGCAGCCGCACGTCCATGGTACCGGGATTGATCAGGTTCATAATAAATCAGGGTTTGCAATTGGTGAATCCTCTGCGCAATTCTAACCAACCAACTTGCCGATGTATTCCAAGAACACAGTAACTTTGCTCCCTAACTTGTCctcaaattatataactaGTTCTCCGACACCATCTACAGGTGCCTTCTAGGAGAGAAGCTGAATGGccaaaattacttttcttgGTCTTAATCGATCAAGATGTTTCTCAAGGGTTGTCACCAATTTGGCTTTTTAACAAGAGAGGCTCTCCGTCTCCCACCTGGCGATGACCTAGAACGTTTCTGGAGAGGAGAGGACTCCTTTATTCGGTCCATGTTGATTAATAGCATGAAACCACAAATAGGCAAGCCTCTGCTTTATAGAACAACTGTGAAGGATCTATGGGACACGATTCATAAACTCTATTTGAAGCGTCATAACGCTTCTCATTTGTATACGCGAAGGAAACAAGTCCATGATTGCAAGCAAGGAACTCTGGATGTCACCTcctatttcaataaaaattctCTACTTTGGCAAGAGATGGACTTGTGGACAGAGACAATATGGGATACTTCAAATGATGGCATACAATATGCTAAACTTGAAGAAGCTAATCAGATTTGACTTCTTTGCATGTCTCAACCCCAAAGTAACATTGTTTGTGGTCGTATACTTGGACAAAGACCTCTTCCCTCCTTAATGGAAGTGTGTTATGAAGTCCTTGAAGAAGACCATACGAATGCCATGACTTCGCTGCCTCTAGTGCTAGATCCTTGACCCATGACAGTGAGAAGAATAATGAGAAACCAATCCCTATCTATGAGCATTGCAAGAAACAGTGGCACACTAAGGATTGGTGTTGGAAACTTCATGGTCATTCCCCAGGAGATAAGAAATGTTCCTCCAATGATAAACAGAATTTAGGGCGTGCTTATATGATTGAGTCTGCTAGCACTTCTCAACCATTTGGCCCACTGTAAACCAAAGGGTCCACCCTCCACTCTAAGAGCCAATGCTCAAACAGGTATGCTTTAGTCCCTTTGTCTTATTAGTGTTGATGGAAAGAATCCCTAGATCCTAGACTCAGGGGTTGCAGATGACTTGACAGGTTTctctaaaaattttgtttcttgtatTTTGTGTGCTAGTAATGAAAAAACCAGAACAACTGATGATTCTTTAGCCCCAATTGCTGGGAAGGGtcaagttttttccttttaaaggGTTATCTCTCCAAaatgttttgcatgtgccTAAGTTTTCCTATAATTTGTTATCCATATGCAAGATCAGCCGTGAGTTGAACTACAAAGCTACTTTCTTACCTGAATCTGTTTCTTTTCGGGACTTGAGCTCAGGGAGGTTGATTGGCACCACCCGACATAGCAGGGGACTTTATATCCTTGACAACAATACCTCCAATAGTAGTATCTCTAGGACTAGTTTATTGTCTttatattttaccattttcgaACAAGATTGTATGTTGGGGCATTTCCAGTTGGGCcaccaaaactttaaatatat
Coding sequences within:
- the LOC101219241 gene encoding chaperone protein ClpD, chloroplastic; its protein translation is MPAASSSSLINQTSVFDCHKQTHVHGCSRLISPASISSSTCSLGVLSNSHLSGRRINGFPSSNLVSLFSSSFITSRNCFISGRIQQKRRRLRIPIISAIFERFTERAIKAVIFSQREAKALSKDLVFTQHLLLGLIAEEEHNQSPGGFLDSGLTLHVARETVRGIWHNNDAEADTSLHGAAVTAHVPFSISTKRVFDSAVEYSKQMGHHFIGPEHLSIALLATDDDGSIQLILRSLGVNVTQLVDAAISRLKGELAKDGREPSSALQWVPKKSTSKKGLPTKVSQKEKENSALARFCVDLTARASEGFIDPIFGRDSEVERVVEILCRRTKNNPILIGESGVGKTAIAEGLALSIAQADAPFVLLNKQVMSLDIGLLMSGAKERGELEARVTSLINEITESGNIILFIDEVHSLAELGASGGGSKGSGLNFANMLKPSLGRGELQCIASTTIGEYTKQFEKDKALARRFQPVLIEEPSQENAVRMLLSIREKYEAHHNCRFTLEAINAAVYLSARYISDRYLPDKAIDLIDEAGSRARMEAYKKRKELQTSILSKSPDDYWQEIKAIQAMHDMNLANKLNDGEVQSSDTSGNNALESTFSSISDNYEPVVVGPDDIAAVTSLWSGIPVQQLTIDESILLMGLDEQLKKRVVGQDEAVSAISRAVKRSRVGLKDPNRPIAVLLFCGPTGVGKTELTKVLARCYFGSEAAMLRLDMSEYMERHSVSKLIGSPPGYLGYGDGGTLTEAIRRKPFTVVLLDEIEKAHPDVFNIVLQLFEDGHLTDSQGRRVSFKNALIVMTSNIGSTSIIKGRHHSIGGFFSSEDETSSSYAGMKTLVTEELKGYFRPELLNRIDEIVVFQPLQKTQMLEILNLMLQEIKERLMLLRIDLELSESVIDLICQVGYDKAYGARPLRRAVTMIVEDPLSEALLYEDPKPGDTFVIDLDSTGNPFVKNQSNTAFPLV